The following proteins are encoded in a genomic region of Alphaproteobacteria bacterium:
- a CDS encoding TolC family outer membrane protein: MKNVLLLSTAAILLLGSAAAHADTLDEALAKSYQGSPRLQAQQAQLRAIDEQVAQAHAGWRPTITGNAGASHGAQVFSGTRTTLKPRGVGVQLSQPLLRLRTIPEISAAKRAVDAARAGLQSQEQSLLFDAVSAYMNIYRDEAVLGLTKNNEQVLQKQLDASRDRFKVGEITRTDVSQSESRLARATADRIQAEGAAEQSRANYQRVIGDTPQDIRKPDINLPLPQTLDEAAETAEAANPDVIAAHFAFEGADETVDSNLASLLPQINLVGSAERDYDQTAAFGGRADSYTVGVQATIPLYQAGAEYSRTRQAKQTRSQRQLEYMEIRRRAHESAVQAWQQYKTALAAINSRKTEAETARLALTGTQEEAKVGTRTVLDVLDAEQDAFAAEVNLVRAEHDAVVGAYQILAAIGKLTAEGLNLSGPRYDPKEYHEDNAAKWIGIGGE; the protein is encoded by the coding sequence ATGAAAAATGTCCTGCTGCTGAGTACGGCGGCGATTTTGTTGCTCGGAAGCGCGGCGGCCCATGCCGACACGCTCGACGAAGCGCTGGCCAAATCCTATCAGGGCAGCCCCCGGCTCCAGGCGCAGCAGGCGCAGCTGCGCGCCATCGACGAACAGGTGGCGCAAGCCCATGCCGGCTGGCGTCCCACGATCACGGGCAACGCCGGCGCAAGCCATGGCGCGCAAGTATTCTCGGGCACCCGCACGACCCTGAAGCCGCGCGGCGTCGGGGTTCAGCTAAGCCAGCCGCTGCTGAGACTGCGCACGATTCCCGAAATCAGCGCCGCCAAGCGCGCCGTCGACGCCGCACGCGCCGGGCTGCAATCGCAGGAACAGTCGCTTCTGTTCGACGCCGTATCCGCCTACATGAACATCTACCGCGACGAAGCGGTGCTCGGCCTCACGAAAAACAACGAGCAGGTGCTGCAGAAACAGCTCGATGCGTCGCGCGACCGGTTCAAGGTCGGCGAGATCACGCGCACCGATGTCAGCCAGTCGGAATCCCGCCTCGCCCGCGCGACGGCCGACAGGATCCAGGCCGAAGGCGCCGCCGAGCAATCGCGGGCCAATTATCAGCGCGTCATCGGCGATACGCCGCAGGATATCCGTAAGCCGGACATCAACCTGCCCCTGCCGCAAACGCTCGACGAGGCGGCAGAAACCGCCGAAGCCGCCAATCCGGATGTCATCGCGGCGCATTTCGCCTTCGAGGGCGCGGACGAAACCGTGGACAGCAATTTGGCCAGCCTCCTGCCCCAGATCAATCTGGTCGGCAGCGCGGAGCGCGATTACGACCAGACCGCGGCGTTTGGCGGCAGAGCCGACAGCTACACCGTCGGCGTCCAGGCGACGATCCCGCTCTATCAGGCGGGGGCCGAATATTCCCGCACCCGCCAGGCCAAGCAGACCCGAAGCCAGCGGCAGCTCGAATATATGGAAATCAGACGGCGCGCCCATGAGAGCGCCGTCCAGGCCTGGCAGCAATATAAGACGGCGCTCGCGGCCATCAATTCCCGCAAGACCGAGGCGGAGACCGCGCGTCTCGCACTGACCGGCACCCAGGAAGAGGCCAAGGTCGGCACCCGCACCGTGCTCGACGTGCTCGACGCCGAACAGGACGCTTTCGCCGCCGAGGTCAATCTGGTCAGGGCGGAGCATGACGCCGTGGTCGGCGCCTATCAAATCCTGGCCGCCATCGGCAAATTGACGGCAGAAGGTCTAAATCTTTCCGGCCCGCGCTACGATCCCAAGGAATACCATGAGGACAATGCCGCCAAATGGATAGGCATAGGCGGCGAATAA
- the proS gene encoding proline--tRNA ligase encodes MTASPAPQQKAPKHAISPTRAENYAEWYQKVIRGADMAEFSGVRGCMVIKPWGYGIWELIQGALDKRFKDTGHENAYFPLFIPLSYIQKEAAHVEGFAKEMAVVTHHRLTMKDGVLTPDAPLEEPLVVRPTSETVIGEAFAGWVQSYRDLPILVNQWANVVRWELRPRIFLRTVEFLWQEGHTAHADEAEARAETEQMLRVYEDVAQNVLALPVVVGEKPPHERFPGAVNTYCIEAMMQDGRALQSGTSHYLGQNFSKASEIKFQSKAGEIEYAYTTSWGVSTRLIGAIIMAHADDDGLRLPPAIAPQQIVIVPILREGADHDAVLGYAEKVLASLKAQSFNSLPVRAKIDKRDMAAQEKRWEWIRKGVPLILEIGPRDVEGGQVAVVRRDQMTAKKRFVGADEFSSQLGAELAEIQQALFAEAKTLRDTRTVTDVTSFAELEKYFGKSGGGDNGFTGGQGFVRGKWCGCETSLAMLDPLGVTVRCIPFDQDGKTGTCVLTGKPATQDVIFARAY; translated from the coding sequence ATGACCGCCTCGCCCGCCCCGCAGCAAAAAGCCCCCAAGCACGCCATCAGCCCGACGCGCGCGGAAAACTACGCCGAATGGTATCAGAAGGTCATTCGCGGCGCGGACATGGCGGAGTTTTCCGGCGTGCGCGGCTGCATGGTCATCAAGCCCTGGGGCTATGGCATCTGGGAATTGATCCAGGGAGCGCTCGACAAGCGCTTCAAGGATACGGGGCATGAGAACGCCTATTTCCCGCTTTTCATTCCGCTGTCCTACATCCAGAAGGAAGCGGCGCATGTCGAAGGCTTCGCGAAAGAGATGGCGGTCGTCACTCATCACCGCCTGACGATGAAGGACGGCGTGCTGACGCCCGACGCGCCGCTGGAAGAACCGCTCGTCGTGCGCCCGACTTCCGAGACCGTGATCGGCGAGGCTTTCGCGGGCTGGGTGCAATCCTATCGCGATCTGCCGATTCTGGTGAACCAATGGGCGAATGTCGTGCGCTGGGAACTGCGCCCGCGCATTTTCCTGCGCACCGTGGAGTTTCTCTGGCAGGAAGGCCATACCGCCCATGCCGACGAGGCCGAGGCGCGGGCGGAAACCGAGCAGATGCTGCGCGTCTATGAGGATGTGGCGCAAAATGTGCTGGCGCTGCCCGTCGTCGTCGGCGAAAAACCGCCGCACGAACGCTTTCCCGGCGCAGTGAATACTTACTGCATCGAGGCGATGATGCAGGACGGCCGCGCGCTGCAATCCGGAACCTCGCATTACCTCGGCCAGAATTTCTCCAAGGCGTCCGAGATCAAGTTTCAGAGCAAGGCGGGCGAGATCGAATACGCCTATACCACGTCATGGGGGGTTTCGACCCGCCTGATCGGCGCGATCATCATGGCCCATGCCGACGATGACGGGTTGCGGCTGCCGCCTGCGATCGCCCCGCAGCAAATCGTGATCGTGCCCATCCTGCGCGAAGGCGCGGATCACGACGCCGTTCTTGGCTATGCCGAAAAAGTTCTGGCGTCGCTGAAAGCGCAGAGTTTCAACAGCCTGCCGGTGCGGGCCAAGATCGACAAGCGCGACATGGCCGCTCAGGAAAAACGCTGGGAATGGATACGCAAAGGCGTGCCGCTGATTCTCGAGATTGGGCCGCGCGACGTGGAAGGCGGCCAGGTCGCCGTGGTGCGCCGCGATCAGATGACCGCCAAGAAACGCTTTGTCGGCGCGGATGAGTTTTCGTCGCAGCTCGGCGCGGAACTTGCGGAAATCCAGCAGGCGCTATTCGCCGAGGCCAAAACATTGCGCGACACCCGCACCGTCACGGATGTTACAAGCTTCGCCGAACTGGAAAAATATTTCGGCAAGAGCGGCGGGGGCGATAACGGCTTCACCGGCGGCCAGGGCTTCGTGCGCGGCAAATGGTGCGGCTGCGAGACCTCGCTCGCCATGCTCGACCCTCTGGGGGTGACGGTGCGCTGCATCCCGTTCGACCAGGACGGTAAGACCGGAACCTGCGTCCTGACCGGCAAACCCGCGACACAGGACGTGATTTTCGCAAGGGCCTATTAG
- a CDS encoding rhodanese-like domain-containing protein, which yields MTTDPQPVPQIEVEALRDLLAASDPPVVLDVRQDDEVALCRIPGSLHIPLASLAERAGELPKHGRIVVNCHHGGRSMRAAQWLRQNGFNDVANLAGGIDAWARRIDPAMETY from the coding sequence ATGACCACCGACCCCCAACCCGTGCCGCAGATCGAGGTCGAAGCCCTGCGCGATCTTCTGGCGGCATCCGATCCGCCCGTCGTCCTTGACGTGCGGCAAGATGATGAAGTCGCGCTGTGCCGCATTCCGGGCAGCCTGCATATTCCGCTGGCGAGCCTGGCGGAACGCGCGGGCGAACTGCCGAAGCACGGACGCATCGTCGTTAACTGCCATCACGGCGGGCGCAGCATGAGGGCGGCGCAATGGCTGCGGCAAAACGGTTTCAATGATGTCGCCAACCTCGCGGGCGGCATCGACGCCTGGGCGCGGCGCATCGATCCGGCTATGGAGACTTATTGA
- a CDS encoding DUF2497 domain-containing protein: MTAEAETQQTEPTMEEILASIRQIIASDKDGAPPQAANSDDILDLTEVVEEPQPEPLPDPEPAPPPMEEPSVEENAMTEPDPVPEIQKLPAEDPPPAQTAEPLISEPSASASASAFADFAQHLQNEKLSLPANLYVGDGQQTLEGLVAGIMRPLLKEWLDQNLPATVERLVQRELDRIARFHRD; the protein is encoded by the coding sequence ATGACGGCAGAGGCAGAAACCCAGCAGACTGAACCGACGATGGAGGAGATTCTTGCCTCCATTCGCCAGATCATCGCTTCCGATAAAGACGGCGCGCCGCCGCAAGCCGCCAACAGCGATGATATTCTTGACCTGACCGAGGTCGTCGAAGAGCCGCAGCCGGAACCCCTGCCCGATCCGGAACCAGCGCCTCCCCCTATGGAAGAGCCCTCTGTGGAAGAGAATGCCATGACCGAGCCCGATCCGGTTCCAGAAATCCAGAAATTGCCCGCCGAAGACCCTCCACCGGCGCAGACGGCGGAGCCGTTGATATCGGAGCCGTCGGCCTCGGCCAGCGCTTCGGCTTTCGCCGATTTCGCGCAGCATCTGCAAAATGAAAAACTGTCGCTGCCCGCCAATCTCTATGTCGGCGACGGGCAGCAGACGCTGGAAGGGCTGGTCGCCGGAATCATGCGCCCGCTGCTCAAGGAATGGCTCGACCAGAATCTTCCCGCCACCGTCGAGCGGCTGGTGCAGCGCGAGCTCGACCGCATCGCGCGCTTTCATAGAGACTAA
- the argH gene encoding argininosuccinate lyase — protein sequence MSNRKKLWSGRFSESASESLEDFWNSIGFDQRLAAFDIRGSIAHARMLGAQGIISAEESTALIAGLEGLAADLAEGKIEFARGDEDIHMNIERLLHERIGPAAGKLHTARSRNDQVALDMHMFAREACAETARLLLGMQKALLKLAAEQGDAVMPGYTHLQRAQPVLFGHHLLAYVWMFQRDIGRMQDCRKRANISPLGAGALAGTTFPIDREATARELGFEGIYPNSLDAVSDRDFAVELLAANALVAAHLSRFCEEIILWMTGEFGFIALGDSYCTGSSMMPQKKNPDLAELVRGKTGRIYGALIAMLTVLKGTPLAYNKDFQEDKEGLFDSVDTVQKSLFHLTGMLATLRVKRDAMHAAASKGFLNATDVADYLAARNVPFRAAHEIAGKLVRLCLDAGKELHELTLPELQKFSAAFADDVYAAMDLNNVVGRRTSAGGTAPAQVAMQTNQAEIAVAETESWLKTVAP from the coding sequence GTGTCCAATAGGAAGAAGCTCTGGTCCGGGCGTTTCTCGGAAAGCGCCAGCGAATCCCTGGAAGACTTCTGGAACTCCATAGGCTTCGACCAAAGGCTGGCGGCGTTCGACATCCGCGGCAGCATCGCGCATGCGCGGATGCTCGGCGCGCAGGGCATTATTTCCGCAGAGGAATCGACGGCTTTGATCGCGGGCCTGGAAGGGCTGGCGGCGGATTTAGCCGAGGGGAAGATTGAGTTTGCCAGGGGTGACGAAGACATCCACATGAATATCGAGCGCCTGCTGCATGAGCGCATCGGCCCGGCGGCGGGCAAGCTGCACACCGCGCGTAGCCGCAACGACCAGGTCGCGCTCGACATGCATATGTTCGCGCGCGAAGCCTGCGCCGAGACCGCGCGGCTGCTCCTTGGCATGCAAAAGGCGCTGCTGAAACTCGCCGCCGAGCAGGGCGACGCGGTCATGCCCGGCTACACGCATCTGCAGCGCGCGCAGCCTGTCTTGTTCGGCCATCATCTGCTGGCCTATGTCTGGATGTTCCAGCGCGATATCGGGCGGATGCAGGATTGCCGTAAGCGCGCCAATATCTCGCCGCTCGGCGCGGGCGCGCTCGCGGGCACCACATTTCCCATCGACCGCGAGGCCACCGCGCGCGAGCTTGGCTTCGAGGGCATTTATCCCAACAGCCTGGACGCCGTCAGCGACCGCGATTTCGCCGTCGAGCTTCTGGCCGCGAACGCCCTGGTCGCGGCGCATCTGTCGCGCTTTTGCGAGGAAATCATTTTGTGGATGACCGGCGAATTCGGCTTCATCGCCCTTGGAGACTCATACTGCACCGGCTCCAGCATGATGCCGCAGAAGAAAAATCCCGATTTGGCGGAACTCGTGCGCGGCAAGACCGGAAGAATTTATGGCGCGCTGATTGCCATGTTGACGGTGCTCAAGGGCACGCCGCTGGCTTACAACAAGGACTTCCAGGAAGACAAAGAAGGTCTGTTCGATTCCGTCGATACGGTGCAAAAATCCCTTTTCCACCTGACCGGCATGCTGGCGACCCTGCGGGTCAAGCGCGACGCCATGCACGCGGCGGCGTCGAAAGGCTTTCTCAATGCCACCGATGTCGCCGATTATCTGGCGGCGCGCAACGTGCCGTTCCGCGCAGCGCATGAGATTGCAGGCAAGCTGGTGCGGCTATGCCTCGACGCGGGCAAGGAATTGCATGAATTGACGCTGCCGGAGTTGCAGAAATTCAGCGCCGCTTTCGCCGATGATGTCTATGCGGCGATGGATTTGAATAATGTCGTCGGCCGCCGCACCTCGGCGGGCGGCACCGCCCCCGCGCAAGTCGCCATGCAAACCAATCAGGCCGAAATAGCCGTTGCGGAAACCGAAAGCTGGCTTAAGACTGTTGCCCCATGA
- a CDS encoding valine--tRNA ligase — protein MTLEKTYDPAATEAKHYDRWEQSGAFACDPDSAKEKFCIMMPPPNVTGSLHMGHALTFTLQDVLARYKRMAGFDVLWQPGTDHAGIATQMVVERQLAEQQIQRRDMGREKFLEKVWEWKAESGGTITRQLRRLGASPDWKRERFTMDADLNKAVNKVFVALHKQGLIYKDKRLVNWDPKMLTAVSDLEVEQIEIKGHMWHFRYPLADDPEQFLCIATTRPETMLGDGAVAVHPDDERYKHLVGKLVRLPLTDRLIPVIADTYPDPEKGSGAVKITAAHDFNDFEVWQRHRDKDYFKKQMNGGLINLFDQHAQLNENCPPQYRGLDRYEARKRIIADLEALGLVDKIETITHAVPHGDRSGVVIEPWLSEQWYVDAKTLAAPALKAVESGNTQFVPVGWENTYYAWMRDIEPWCISRQLWWGHQIPAWYGPDGKIFVAETEAEASKQATAHYGKPAELKRDEDVLDTWFSSALWPFSTLGWPQQTKELARYYPTDILVTGFDIIFFWVARMMMMGLHFMQDVPFSKIYIHALVRDEKGQKMSKSKGNVIDPLDMIDKYGCDALRFALTALSTPGRDIKLSPARIEGYRNFATKLWNAARFCEMNGCGFDATFEPREAQQSINQWIADKIRQTQESLNAHFADHRFDLIAQTLYQFVWNDFCDWYLELAKPILQGDDSPAKIETQKTAAWALAQMLKLLHPVMPFITEELWQSLVAPGGMLMREDLPALQAQDNDAGEDIAWLIKLISEIRAVRGELNVPPGAFVALLATGASDANRARFAMHEATIKRLARVDKIEYVSAAPQNAAQIVLGQMTIFLPLAGVIDFAQERARLEKESKKLAQDIDKLAGKLANDDFVAKAPPEVVEEQRQRLADSRATLAKLEAAKRAVAG, from the coding sequence ATGACCCTCGAAAAAACCTACGATCCCGCCGCGACCGAGGCGAAGCATTACGACCGCTGGGAGCAATCCGGCGCGTTCGCCTGCGACCCCGATTCCGCCAAGGAAAAATTCTGCATCATGATGCCGCCGCCGAACGTGACCGGCAGCCTGCATATGGGCCATGCGCTGACCTTCACGCTGCAGGACGTTCTGGCGCGCTACAAGCGCATGGCCGGGTTCGACGTGCTGTGGCAGCCGGGCACCGATCATGCGGGCATCGCCACGCAGATGGTGGTCGAGCGCCAGCTCGCGGAACAGCAAATCCAGCGCCGCGACATGGGCCGCGAAAAGTTCCTGGAGAAAGTCTGGGAATGGAAAGCGGAATCCGGCGGCACGATCACGCGCCAGCTGCGCCGCCTCGGCGCCTCGCCCGACTGGAAGCGCGAGCGCTTCACGATGGACGCCGACCTCAACAAGGCCGTCAACAAGGTGTTCGTGGCGCTGCATAAGCAGGGCCTGATCTACAAAGACAAGCGCCTGGTCAATTGGGACCCGAAAATGCTGACCGCGGTTTCCGATCTGGAAGTCGAGCAAATCGAGATCAAGGGCCATATGTGGCATTTCCGCTATCCGCTGGCGGACGATCCGGAGCAATTTCTGTGCATCGCCACGACGCGGCCCGAAACCATGCTCGGCGACGGCGCGGTGGCGGTGCATCCCGACGACGAACGCTATAAGCATCTTGTCGGCAAGCTCGTCCGCCTGCCGCTGACGGACCGGCTGATTCCGGTGATCGCCGATACCTATCCCGACCCGGAAAAAGGCAGCGGCGCGGTCAAAATCACGGCGGCGCATGATTTCAACGATTTCGAGGTCTGGCAGCGCCACCGCGACAAGGATTATTTCAAGAAACAAATGAATGGCGGATTGATCAATCTCTTCGACCAGCACGCGCAATTGAATGAAAACTGTCCGCCGCAATATCGCGGGCTCGACCGCTATGAGGCGCGCAAGCGCATCATCGCCGACCTTGAAGCGCTCGGCCTCGTCGATAAGATCGAGACGATCACGCATGCCGTGCCGCACGGCGACCGTTCCGGCGTGGTCATCGAGCCGTGGCTGTCCGAGCAATGGTATGTGGACGCGAAAACCCTGGCCGCGCCCGCGCTGAAGGCCGTCGAGAGCGGCAACACGCAATTCGTTCCGGTGGGCTGGGAAAATACTTATTATGCCTGGATGCGCGATATCGAGCCGTGGTGCATTTCGCGCCAGCTTTGGTGGGGCCATCAGATTCCGGCCTGGTACGGGCCGGACGGGAAAATTTTTGTTGCTGAAACCGAGGCGGAAGCAAGTAAGCAAGCCACCGCGCATTACGGCAAACCCGCCGAATTGAAACGCGACGAAGACGTTCTCGACACCTGGTTTTCGTCGGCGCTATGGCCGTTCTCGACGCTCGGCTGGCCGCAGCAGACTAAAGAACTCGCGCGTTATTATCCGACCGACATTCTGGTGACGGGCTTCGACATCATCTTTTTCTGGGTCGCCCGGATGATGATGATGGGCCTGCATTTCATGCAGGACGTGCCGTTCAGCAAGATTTACATCCACGCGCTGGTCCGCGACGAAAAGGGCCAGAAAATGTCCAAGAGCAAGGGCAATGTCATCGACCCGCTCGACATGATCGACAAATACGGCTGCGACGCGCTGCGCTTCGCGCTGACCGCGCTATCGACGCCGGGCCGCGACATCAAGCTGTCGCCCGCCCGCATCGAAGGCTATCGGAACTTCGCCACCAAGCTGTGGAACGCCGCACGGTTTTGCGAGATGAACGGCTGCGGCTTCGACGCAACCTTCGAACCGCGCGAAGCGCAGCAATCAATTAATCAGTGGATCGCGGACAAAATCCGGCAGACCCAGGAATCCTTGAATGCGCATTTCGCCGATCACCGCTTCGACCTGATCGCGCAGACGCTTTATCAGTTCGTCTGGAACGATTTCTGCGACTGGTACCTGGAACTCGCCAAGCCGATTTTGCAGGGCGACGACTCTCCCGCGAAAATCGAAACGCAAAAAACGGCGGCATGGGCGCTGGCGCAAATGCTGAAGCTTTTGCATCCCGTCATGCCCTTCATCACCGAAGAACTGTGGCAAAGCCTAGTCGCGCCCGGCGGCATGTTGATGCGCGAAGACCTGCCCGCCCTCCAGGCGCAGGACAATGACGCCGGAGAAGATATCGCCTGGCTGATCAAACTGATTTCCGAAATTCGCGCGGTGCGCGGCGAACTTAACGTGCCGCCGGGCGCTTTCGTCGCGCTGCTGGCCACGGGCGCGAGCGACGCGAACCGCGCACGGTTCGCGATGCACGAAGCCACGATCAAGCGCCTCGCCCGCGTCGATAAAATCGAGTACGTATCCGCCGCGCCGCAAAACGCCGCGCAGATCGTTCTCGGCCAGATGACGATCTTTCTGCCGCTCGCGGGCGTCATCGATTTCGCGCAGGAACGCGCCCGCCTGGAAAAGGAATCCAAGAAGCTCGCCCAGGATATCGACAAGCTGGCGGGCAAGCTCGCCAATGACGACTTCGTCGCCAAGGCCCCGCCCGAAGTCGTCGAGGAACAGCGCCAGCGCCTCGCCGACAGCCGCGCCACCCTCGCCAAGCTCGAGGCCGCGAAACGCGCCGTTGCCGGATAG
- a CDS encoding protein-L-isoaspartate O-methyltransferase, which yields MTVLAEAFPFDFADQRQHMIDSQLRPNQVTDEAVLAAFGDVPREIFVPERLALAAYMDEDIEVAPGRFLFEPMVMGKLLQAAAIRPQDRVLEIGCNTGYGTAILTYLSNAVFAIDADAELLSAAESNLTRLGRTATFIQTPFEAGCPDHAPFDVIFVHGALGSMPESWGLQLANGGRMLAVVTASGDVAKVGKASLYVKGQTTLTRHEIFDANVEYLPSFEPPQKFSL from the coding sequence ATGACAGTGTTAGCAGAAGCATTTCCCTTCGATTTCGCCGATCAGCGGCAGCATATGATCGACAGCCAGCTGCGCCCGAACCAGGTCACGGATGAAGCCGTGCTTGCCGCGTTCGGAGACGTGCCCCGCGAAATATTCGTGCCCGAGCGCCTGGCCCTTGCCGCCTATATGGACGAAGACATCGAAGTCGCGCCGGGGCGTTTCCTGTTCGAGCCGATGGTCATGGGCAAATTGCTGCAAGCCGCCGCGATCCGGCCACAGGATCGCGTCCTCGAAATCGGCTGCAATACGGGCTACGGCACGGCGATCCTGACCTATCTGAGCAACGCGGTTTTCGCCATCGATGCCGATGCCGAGCTGTTGAGCGCGGCGGAGTCCAACCTGACCCGCCTTGGCCGCACCGCCACCTTCATTCAGACGCCTTTCGAGGCGGGCTGTCCGGATCATGCGCCCTTCGACGTCATTTTCGTTCACGGCGCCTTGGGCAGCATGCCCGAAAGCTGGGGACTGCAACTGGCCAATGGCGGCCGCATGCTCGCCGTGGTGACGGCGAGCGGCGATGTCGCCAAGGTCGGCAAAGCGAGTCTTTACGTCAAAGGCCAGACTACGCTCACGCGCCACGAAATATTCGACGCCAATGTCGAGTACCTTCCCTCTTTTGAACCCCCGCAGAAATTTTCCTTGTAG
- a CDS encoding lipoprotein-releasing ABC transporter permease subunit: MIFTPFERLVGWRYLRARRKEGFISVITWFSLLGIALGVATLIIVMAVMNGFREELFNRILGLNGHVYIYGEAGPLADYEPIRARIMQLPGVALADPMIEGQALMTQSGASNGVMVRGLRPEDIRKRPAIAGHISAGSLDDFKDDKIAIGIRMAQRLGVNVGDMLTLISPLSRSSAFGSMPRLRAYPVAAVFDVGMYEYDNNFVFMPLEAAQSFYRLEDSVTSVEIFVKDPHHLKDLRAMVMGAAGPGTRIQDWQQRHASFMSTLQVERNVMFLILTLIILVAAFNIISSMIMLVKDKGRGIAILRTMGATRGSIMKIFFLSGSSIGVIGTASGTALGVFVALNIESIRQFFQRLSGKELFAAEFYYLSQLPAVIDWHEVFQVVAMALALSFLATIYPAWRAARLDPVEALRYE; this comes from the coding sequence ATGATCTTCACTCCCTTTGAACGTCTCGTAGGCTGGCGATATCTTCGGGCGCGGCGGAAAGAGGGATTCATTTCCGTCATCACCTGGTTCTCGCTGCTCGGCATCGCGCTCGGCGTCGCGACGCTGATTATCGTCATGGCGGTGATGAATGGCTTTCGCGAGGAATTGTTCAACCGCATTCTCGGCCTGAACGGCCATGTCTATATCTATGGCGAGGCCGGGCCGCTGGCGGATTACGAGCCAATCCGGGCCCGGATCATGCAGCTGCCGGGCGTCGCGCTCGCCGACCCGATGATCGAGGGCCAGGCGCTGATGACCCAGAGCGGCGCGTCGAACGGCGTGATGGTGCGCGGCCTGCGCCCCGAAGACATACGCAAGCGCCCCGCCATCGCCGGGCATATCAGCGCCGGATCGCTGGACGACTTCAAGGACGACAAGATCGCCATCGGCATCCGCATGGCGCAACGCCTGGGCGTCAATGTCGGCGACATGCTGACCTTGATATCGCCGCTAAGTCGTTCAAGCGCGTTCGGCTCCATGCCGAGGCTGCGCGCCTATCCGGTCGCCGCGGTGTTCGATGTCGGCATGTATGAGTACGACAATAATTTCGTCTTCATGCCGCTGGAAGCGGCGCAGAGCTTCTACCGCCTCGAAGACAGCGTGACCTCGGTCGAGATTTTCGTAAAAGACCCGCACCATCTGAAAGATTTGCGCGCCATGGTGATGGGAGCCGCCGGGCCCGGTACCCGCATCCAGGACTGGCAGCAGCGCCACGCCAGTTTCATGAGCACACTGCAGGTCGAGCGCAACGTGATGTTCCTGATCCTGACGCTGATCATCCTGGTCGCGGCGTTCAACATCATCTCCAGCATGATCATGCTGGTCAAGGACAAGGGGCGCGGCATCGCCATCCTGCGCACGATGGGCGCGACGCGCGGCTCGATCATGAAGATTTTCTTCCTCAGCGGCTCCAGCATCGGCGTTATCGGCACCGCGAGCGGTACGGCGCTCGGCGTCTTCGTCGCGCTCAATATCGAAAGCATCCGGCAGTTTTTCCAGCGCCTGAGCGGCAAGGAACTGTTCGCCGCCGAATTCTACTACCTCTCGCAGCTTCCCGCCGTGATCGACTGGCATGAAGTGTTCCAGGTCGTCGCCATGGCGCTGGCGCTGTCTTTCCTCGCCACCATCTATCCCGCATGGCGCGCCGCCAGACTCGATCCGGTCGAGGCGCTGCGCTATGAGTGA